CCAGTATCTCGAGGGCCGGCTTCACGACGGCCCGAAATTTCGGGCCGGCATATTCGGTCAGATAGATGGCGGAGAGGATCCCGACCGGGACTGCGACCAACATGGCGAGTGCCGAGATCACGAAAGTCCCGAAGAGAACCGGCACGACCCCGAATGCACCCTGACCGGCAACCTGGTCGGCGCGCATCGCGATCTGCGGCTCCCAACGCAGGCCGAAGAGGAACTCGGTAATGGGTACCATGGAGAAGAAGCGGGCAGCTTCGAACACCAGAGAGGCGACGATGCCGAGCGTCGTGAAGATCGCCACGAGCGACGAGAACATCATGAACAGCGTTATGGATCGCTCCACGCTGTGTCGGGCGCGGTATCGCTGACCTATGACGCGAAAGCCCAGAGTTGCGCCGACGATCGCAACGGCCGCGACCAGAACGACCATGGCCCATTGCGCAAGCGACTGCAGCGACTTCAAGTGCTCAACTGCTGCCCTCACCTCCGGAGTCGGCTCGCGGAAGATGCTGCCGCTGGCAACCTGCCGGATCTCGCTCAGCAGAAGCGATCTGGCTGCCGGATCGAGACTTTCGGCGCCGGGATAAGAGGCAATCACTAGCTGGTCGAGAACTGTATTCTGCCCCGCCAGCCACAGCAGAAGAAAAACAAGAGCGGGCACACCGGTCCAGATGGCGACGTTCAGACCATGATAGATCGGCCGCGAATGGGCTCTTCCCATAGCCGCGCGCTGCGCGACAGCTCTGCGGGAGCCGATGATGGACGCCGCGCTTGCCGCCAGCAGCAGGAAAAGGAGAAGGTAACCCGTCATCATGACATCCCCAGCCATACGAAAACGAGGCCGCCCCCCCCGCATGGGCAGGCGGCCTCGCTCAATCCACTTACATGCCGAGCTTCTTGCCTTCCAGCACGTTCGTCTGCAGTTCTGCACGAAGTTCGTCGCTCAGCGGCGTCAGGCCACGCTCGGCCAGATAGCCATCCGGCCCAAGAGCTTCTTCGGAAACGTATTCCGCCAGGAATTCCTTCATGCCCGGAATGACGTCGCGGTGCTGGTTCTTGACATAGAAGAACAGCGGGCGAGCGACCGGATAGGAGCCGTCAGCGATCGTATCGAAGGTAGGCTCGATGTCGTTGATCTTGACTGCCTTCAGCTTGTCGTTGTTCTCGTAGAGGAACGAGTAGCCGAAGATGCCCACCGCGTTGGGGTCGGATTCCAGGCGCTGAACGATAAGGTTGTCGTTCTCGCCGGCTTCCACGAACGGGCCGTCCTGACGCATGCGAGAGCAGACTTCGTTCCACTTGTCTGCATCAGACTTCTTGAGGTCGGCCATGCCTTCGAGTTCGCTGCAACCGTCATGCATCACGAGTTCGACAAAGGCGTCGCGGGTACCAGATGTCGGCGGGGGGCCGAACGCGATGATATCGAAGTCCGGAAGCGACGCGTCGATGTCGGACCACTTCTTGTTCGGGTTGGCGATGAAACCACCCTTGCCGTCCGGCAGTTCAGCAGCGAGCGCCAGGAAGACCTGCTCTTCCGTGAGATTCATCTCTGGAGCGCTGCGGGCGTGAGCGATCGACAGGCCATCGTAGCCGATCATGGCTTCGGTGATGTCGGTCACGCCATTGTCAGCGCAGAGCTTGAGTTCCGATTCCTTAATGGCGCGCGAAGCGCCGGTGATGTCGGCAGTGGCCTCGCCAATGCCGCCGCAGAAGGCCTTGAAGCCACCGCCGGTGCCGACGGACTCGACGACAGGCGCCTGGTTGCCAGTCTTGTTGGCAAACTCTTCCGCGACAGCCTGGCTGTACGGGAATACGGTCGACGAACCGACGACCATAATCTGGTCGCGAGCAACGGCAACACCTGTGGTGGCCATCATGATTGCGACGACCGCGCAGCTTCCAAGATATTTCTTCATGGATTTTCTCCCTAAGAATTCGGATTGACGCATCGGCGTCGGCACCCGTCTATAGGGTCTGCATAACAGTTTTGTGACAGATCCGTGTCGACTCACTCCGTCGAGTTTCATCTTTGGGACCTTTGACCGCTCGCATTGATCAACGAATTGAGGGACTGCGCCCAGGAAGCTGAGGAGGTGCCGAATCGCCCGCGGGGCGAACTGGTCACGGGTCCCGACGTTGCCTCGATGAACAAATAGGCCAATTTGAGCCCGAGGGGCAGCTGAGGGCGAGACCAGATCGGCCGGCGACGAATGAATGTGCGTGATGAGGAGCCAGGAGATCAGGCCTTCCGCCTGACGGTTCCGGCCAGTTCAGTCGCCCCAGCCAGCGTATTGTAAATCGTCCCGTATTTTCGGAGATTGCGGTGCAACAGATCGAGCCGCGCGTCGGGCTCGTTGGTATCGACCAGAATTTCGTAGACGATCCGCACCATCTTCGGCGGGCTGTCCTGCCGCACTCCGTGCAGAGCAACCTCGATCCCTCGCAATTCAAACCCCAGTATGGGAATCACCCGTTCGGTGCCTTTCAGGATGCAGGCCGCAAGGCTCGCCAGCAGCATCTCTGCCGGGTTGAAGGCGTCAGGTCGTCCAACCATGTCGGTGTCCAGAACAATCCTAGCGTCTTTCGTCGTGGCTTCCGACCCATGATTGTCGATCCTTCGGGCAAAGACCCGGTATTCCAGCATCGTTCCCACTCCATCCTGTTCGAAGGTCTTATGCGCGTTAACGCCGGTATGGCCGTCAGAGCGCTCCAATAAGTCCAATCCTGCTGGTCGAACCCTCGAGAGGCATCGAGCACATTTCCGCCCCCTTCGCTCAGAGCGCCGAACTTCGTGTGCATGCTTTACGAGATAATCGTAGGTGTCGCGCAACGCGGTGGCAAGGTCGGTGGTGCGGCCATGGTCGGTGCAACATGGGCGCGCTTATACCTCGCCACTGCCCAGGGTGAATACACAGCAGCGAAATCCGGCAAAAGGGAAGAGGTGTGAAGGCCTCCAATAAGGCAGGAATCACGCAGCTCTTAGCTACGGATGGAGCAGGACGATCGGCCCGGAGTGTGCAGTGGGAACCGCGGGCGCAGCTAAAGCTTACTTGCAGGAATTGCAAAAAACGGTAAACCATTGGTCCGAGGCAGGCATAGGAGGTTTGAACCGATGCGTCCGCAAAATCAGGACATTCCTCGATGGAAATTGACTTTATTTGCGCTGATCCTGTTGATTGGTTTCGCCCAGATCGTCTTCATCCTGTTCATGCAATCGCGTTGACGCGGCCACATCGTTTGCCTCAGCTATAGAGGACGTAAATTCAGGCGCTGTTGGACATTGAGCAACTCCAGTTTACAGTCTGAGTGACGGCTCTGGAACTGGGCCTTTCGGGGAGGCGATCGGTGTTGGATGGAGACAACAAAATGCGGTCAGGGTGCCTTTGGGCATAGACTGTCGCGGAGAGCGGTGATCGGCGGAACTCTGGCGACTGTCGGGCTTACCGCATTGAAGGTAAGCGGTGAGACCCTTTCCGAACCGATGCGGCCGGGCGTCATCCGCTTTGGCCTGACACCCGTTTTTCTGTCTAATGACCTCGAAGTGCTGGATGAATTGCAGGCCTATCTCACGCAAGCCGTGGGTCAGGAGGTTCAGCTCATAACCCAGCGCACCTATCAGGAGGTCACGGCACTCTTGGTATCGGGCAATCTCGAGGCCGCCTGGATCTGCGGCTATCCCTTCATGAAGTTCCGCGACGAGCTGGACCTGGTTGCCACGCCACTCTGGCGTGGCAAGCCCGTTTACCAGTCCTACCTCATCGTCGGCCGGGATCGCGACATCGCGGGCTTCGAAGACTGCCAAGGGGACATTCACGCCTTTTCCGATCCCGATTCCAATTCCGGCTATCTCGTCACCAAGACCTATCTTGCCGAGCGCGGCGTCTCGGAAGAAGGCTTCTTCCGCAAATCGTTCTTCACCTATGGGCACCGCAATGTGATCCGGGCGGTGGCCTCGGGCCTTGCCGATTCCGGCAGCGTCGACGGCTATGTCTGGGAGGTCATGAAAACGACTGAACCGGAACTGGTCGCCAAGACCCGGGTGCTCGTCAAATCCGGCTGGCACGGCTTCCCACCGGTGGCAGCCGCCGCAGGACAGAGGAAGAGCCAGGCGGTCGCCCGGATCAGGAGTGCCCTCCTGGACATGAACCAGGAAGTTCTCGGACGCTCGGTGCTCACCCGATTGCAGCTCGACGGCTTCGTCGAAACCACGGCCGAAAGTTACGACAGCATCGCTGCCAACATGGAACGCGTGCGGAGGCTGGGATGAGCCTTCTCGAGCGCATCAGGATCATTCCCCTGACGGTCAGGGTTCCGGCTATGGTGGCCCTGCTAATGATGGTCGTCAGCCTGATCATCTCGGAACGCGTTCTCGATCGCCTCAATGACATGCAGGAGCAGCATCTGAACGGGGTCGCTGGCACGTATTTCGACGGCCTGTCGACGGTGCTCATCCCAGCCGTGCTTCGGCAGGACGTTTGGGAAACCTATGATCTGCTCGACCGTACCCGCACGATGTTCCAGGCCCTGTCCCCGATCGAGACGGTGGTGACCGGACGAGACGGCCTGGTGCTGGCTTCCAGCGATCCGCGCAAGATTCCCGTACTTTCGCGACTGCCGGACGCGTTTTCAGAGCGAGGGACGTCAGGCGACATTCGTGTGGACTGGCAATCCGACACAGGCTTCGGGACCCGGCCGCTCATCTATCAGGGAAAAACGATCGGGACCGTGCATGCCTCCTTCGACATTTCCCATCTGGTCGCCGAACGATATCAGGTCCTCAAGACCCTGCTCGCGACGAATGCCTTGCTGGCGCTCGTCTTTGCGGCGACCGGCTATGTCCTGACCAGACGCATGGTGAAGCCTGTCACTACCCTTGCGCAGCACATGCGGGCGAGCGCCGCTGGGACGCCCCATACAATCCCCCTCGCCGAGTTTCCGCGCCGCAACGGCGAGCTCGGGGACCTGTTCCACGGCTTCAATGCCTTGGTCGAAGCAGAACGGGAGAGAAGCGCCCTTACGAGGCGACTGGCAGAAGAGGAAAAGCTCGCAAGCCTCGGTCGGCTCGCCTCCAGCATGGCGCACGAGATCAACAATCCGCTCGGCGGCCTGTTCAACTCGATCGATACCTTGAAGCAGCACGGCGCAAACGAGGCTGTACGCGGCACCAGCCTGTCACTTCTCGAACGTGGATTGGCGGGCATTCGCGATGTGGTGCAAGCCGCTCTCGCAACCTATCGACCAGATCGCTCCGGCCGCGCGCTGGTTCTAAGAGACCTCGAAGACGTTCGCCTGTTGGCCGGCCCGCAGATTGCCGGACGCAGGCAGACATTGACGTGGATGAGCAACCCGGCTGATCTTACAATTCCGACGCTCTCCGGCTCGGCAGTGCGTCAGGCGCTCCTAAACCTGGTTCTGAACGCGAGCGCTGCCGCAGGTGATAATGGCGCCATCTCGGTAGAGACCCGCCTCCAGGATGATGGGTCGGCTTTAATATTGTCCGTTACCGATACCGGTCCGGGCCTGCCGAAGGCAGCGACCGGTGTGCTCACCTCTCCCGAACCATGGCCGGCGGCACAACTAGCCGGAGGGCTTGGCCTCTGGATGGTCCGTAAGATGGTCGACGAAGCCGGCGGACATATCTCCTTGGGCCGCCGCGAGGCGGAAGGACTGACGATCATCGAACTTCATCTGCCAATCTCGCTCTCTGGGGGGGAAACAAGCCATGCCGCATGAAACGGGTCGCATAGCCATCCTCGAAGATGATCCGATCATGGGGGAATCACTTCATCAGCGGCTCTCCCTCGAAGGGCATACGGTCAAGTGGTGGACGAAGGGCGAACAGGCGGTGCGAGAACTCACCGACGGGACAGATGCTTTCGATCTGGTCGTCTGCGACATTCGACTTCCCGACATGAATGGCGAAGAGGTGTTCCGCAAGGCGAGCCGCGACACGGCGACGCCCTTTCTCTTCATGTCCGGATATGGAGACATAGACCAGGCGGTGCGTCTGATGCGGAACGGCGCCGTCGATTTCATCACCAAGCCATTCGACATGACGGCCTTCCTGGAGCGCGTCTCGTTAAGCCTCCGGAGTAAGGAGCAGCCCGAGGGCACCCTCGGCATTTCCCTCGCTATGCGCAATGTCGAACAGGTGTTGCGGCGTTATGCGTCCCATCCGCTGCCGGTGCTCATTCAAGGAGAGACCGGCACCGGCAAGGAGGTTAGTGCCCGTTTTTTGCATCAGATATCTGCCAGAAAGGCATCGCCTTTCATTGCGGTGAATTGCGCGGCGATTCCGGGCGATCTGCTGGAAAGTGAGCTCTTCGGACATGAGAAGGGCGCCTTCACCGGCGCTCACCAGCTACATCGTGGTTATGCCGAGCGCGCCGGCGAAGGGATCTTGTTTCTAGACGAGATTGGCGACATGCAGCCCACCCTGCAGGTCAAGCTGCTTCGCCTCATCGAGGACGGCTATTTTCATCGGGTCGGCAGCGAGGGGCAGGTCCCGTTCAGAGCCCGGATCGTCTGTGCGACGCATCAGGATATCGGGTCCGATGGAAGCAGCTTCCGCAAGGACCTCTTCTTCAGGCTTTCGACCCTGCCTGTCAGAATTGCACCGCTACGCGAACGCCCGGAAGACATTCTCTGGCTCGCGCACCGCTTTCTAGAAGCAATTATGGAGATTAGGGACACGCGCGTTCGCGGTATCGGCGCGCTCGCCGAAGACGCCATGCTGGAACACAGTTGGCCCGGAAATGCCCGCGAACTCAGAAACCGGCTGGAACGAGCGGCCGCGCTTTCAGAAAGCATGCTCCTGATGCCAGCGGACATTTTTCCCGAGATCGTTACCGCATACAACGCACCACGAATGGAAACGCTTGCCGATGCACGGGAGGCTGCTGAACGCCGTCAGATCCTGCGTGCACTTAGCGCAACCAACGGGCAGATTTTGCAGGCGGCGCGACGGCTCGGTATCTCCCGCACCACGCTCTGGGAGAAGATGACGCGGTTTGGGATCGAAGCCAGCGGATGTTCGGGGAACTGAACGCGTCTATAAGGGTAACGTTCGAGAATGCGAACGGTGACCAGAGCCGCCCGGAAAAAAGGCCAGAAAATTCAACGCCCGCTCCCTGGCACAACGATTGCAGATCCTCCTTTGACATCTAATAGAGGAGGATCGTATGTCACGTTGTCGAAACATGGTCGATATTGGCCGACGCCAGTTCCTGCGTGGAGGCGCGCTCGCGGCTGCGGGTGCGACTGCCGCCGTCTCCGGCGTCGGCGCACCACAGGCTAGAGCCGCTACCGCGGCGGCAGGGGTCGAATATCCTGCCAATCGTCTGGCAAACATCTCAGAACTTACGCTCAATGAACCGCTCGATGTCGCCTATCCCGACGAGGATGCCGCAGGCGTTCTGCTCAAGCTTGGGACCCGCGTCGAGGGTGGCGTTGGCCCTGACGGCGACATTGTCGGCTTTTCCACGATCTGTCCTCACAAGGGTTTTCCTCTGAGCTACTCCGCCGACAACAAGACGTTCAACTGTCCTGGTCACTTCTCGGTCTTCGACCCTGAAAAGGGCGGCCAGCAGGTTTGGGGTCAGGCCACGCAGAACCTGCCGCAATACGTGCTCCGCGTCGCCGACAATGGCGACATCTTTGCCGAAGGCGTCGACGAGCTGATCTACGGCCGTCTGTCCAACGTTCTATAAGGGAAGAAGATCATGGCCTTCAAACGTCACATCGACCGTCTGCCGATCATTCCCGCGGACGCCAAGAAGCACAATGTCACCTGCCACTTCTGCATCGTCGGTTGCGGCTATCACGCCTATACCTGGCCGATCAACAAACAAGGCGGTACGGATCCACAGAACAACATCTTCGGCGTCGACCTGTCTGAACAGCAGCAGGCGGAAAGCGACGCCTGGTATTCACCGTCCATGTACAACGTGGTCAAGCAGGATGGCCGCGACGTTCATGTCGTCATCAAGCCAGACCACGAATGTGTCGTGAACTCCGGTCTCGGTTCGGTGCGTGGCGCCCGCATGGCAGAGACGAGCTTCTCAGAGGCCCGCAACACCCAGCAGCAGCGCCTCACCGATCCGCTTGTCTGGCGATACGGGCAGATGCAACCGACGAGCTGGGACGACGCGCTCGATCTCGTCGCTCGCGTGACCGCGAAGATCGTCAAAGAGAAGGGTGAGGACGCCCTCATCGTATCGGCCTTTGACCATGGCGGTGCAGGCGGCGGCTACGAGAACACCTGGGGCACGGGAAAGCTCTATTTCGAGGCCATGAAGGTCAAGAACATCCGCATCCACAACCGCCCGGCCTACAATTCCGAGGTTCACGGCACCCGCGACATGGGCGTCGGCGAGTTGAATAACTGCTACGAGGATGCCGAACTGGCCGACACGATCGTTGCGGTTGGCACCAACGCGCTGGAGACCCAGACCAACTACTTCCTAAATCACTGGATTCCGAATCTGCGCGGCGAAAGCCTCGGCAAGAAAAAGGAGCTCATGCCGGAGGAGCCCCATGAAGCAGGCAGGATCATTATCGTCGATCCGCGCCGCACCGTGACGGTCAATGCCTGCGAGCAGACGGCCGGCGCCGACAATGTCCTGCATCTTGCTATCAATTCTGGCACGGACCTCGCCCTTTTCAACGCACTCTTCACCTATATCGCCGACAAGGGCTGGGTCGATCGCGACTTCATCGACAAGTCGACACTGCGCGAGGGTACAGCC
This Pseudorhizobium banfieldiae DNA region includes the following protein-coding sequences:
- a CDS encoding sensor histidine kinase, translating into MSLLERIRIIPLTVRVPAMVALLMMVVSLIISERVLDRLNDMQEQHLNGVAGTYFDGLSTVLIPAVLRQDVWETYDLLDRTRTMFQALSPIETVVTGRDGLVLASSDPRKIPVLSRLPDAFSERGTSGDIRVDWQSDTGFGTRPLIYQGKTIGTVHASFDISHLVAERYQVLKTLLATNALLALVFAATGYVLTRRMVKPVTTLAQHMRASAAGTPHTIPLAEFPRRNGELGDLFHGFNALVEAERERSALTRRLAEEEKLASLGRLASSMAHEINNPLGGLFNSIDTLKQHGANEAVRGTSLSLLERGLAGIRDVVQAALATYRPDRSGRALVLRDLEDVRLLAGPQIAGRRQTLTWMSNPADLTIPTLSGSAVRQALLNLVLNASAAAGDNGAISVETRLQDDGSALILSVTDTGPGLPKAATGVLTSPEPWPAAQLAGGLGLWMVRKMVDEAGGHISLGRREAEGLTIIELHLPISLSGGETSHAA
- the aioR gene encoding arsenic response regulator transcription factor AioR — protein: MPHETGRIAILEDDPIMGESLHQRLSLEGHTVKWWTKGEQAVRELTDGTDAFDLVVCDIRLPDMNGEEVFRKASRDTATPFLFMSGYGDIDQAVRLMRNGAVDFITKPFDMTAFLERVSLSLRSKEQPEGTLGISLAMRNVEQVLRRYASHPLPVLIQGETGTGKEVSARFLHQISARKASPFIAVNCAAIPGDLLESELFGHEKGAFTGAHQLHRGYAERAGEGILFLDEIGDMQPTLQVKLLRLIEDGYFHRVGSEGQVPFRARIVCATHQDIGSDGSSFRKDLFFRLSTLPVRIAPLRERPEDILWLAHRFLEAIMEIRDTRVRGIGALAEDAMLEHSWPGNARELRNRLERAAALSESMLLMPADIFPEIVTAYNAPRMETLADAREAAERRQILRALSATNGQILQAARRLGISRTTLWEKMTRFGIEASGCSGN
- a CDS encoding substrate-binding domain-containing protein — encoded protein: MKKYLGSCAVVAIMMATTGVAVARDQIMVVGSSTVFPYSQAVAEEFANKTGNQAPVVESVGTGGGFKAFCGGIGEATADITGASRAIKESELKLCADNGVTDITEAMIGYDGLSIAHARSAPEMNLTEEQVFLALAAELPDGKGGFIANPNKKWSDIDASLPDFDIIAFGPPPTSGTRDAFVELVMHDGCSELEGMADLKKSDADKWNEVCSRMRQDGPFVEAGENDNLIVQRLESDPNAVGIFGYSFLYENNDKLKAVKINDIEPTFDTIADGSYPVARPLFFYVKNQHRDVIPGMKEFLAEYVSEEALGPDGYLAERGLTPLSDELRAELQTNVLEGKKLGM
- the aioX gene encoding periplasmic arsenite-binding protein AioX; the protein is METTKCGQGAFGHRLSRRAVIGGTLATVGLTALKVSGETLSEPMRPGVIRFGLTPVFLSNDLEVLDELQAYLTQAVGQEVQLITQRTYQEVTALLVSGNLEAAWICGYPFMKFRDELDLVATPLWRGKPVYQSYLIVGRDRDIAGFEDCQGDIHAFSDPDSNSGYLVTKTYLAERGVSEEGFFRKSFFTYGHRNVIRAVASGLADSGSVDGYVWEVMKTTEPELVAKTRVLVKSGWHGFPPVAAAAGQRKSQAVARIRSALLDMNQEVLGRSVLTRLQLDGFVETTAESYDSIAANMERVRRLG
- a CDS encoding arsenate reductase (azurin) small subunit codes for the protein MSRCRNMVDIGRRQFLRGGALAAAGATAAVSGVGAPQARAATAAAGVEYPANRLANISELTLNEPLDVAYPDEDAAGVLLKLGTRVEGGVGPDGDIVGFSTICPHKGFPLSYSADNKTFNCPGHFSVFDPEKGGQQVWGQATQNLPQYVLRVADNGDIFAEGVDELIYGRLSNVL
- a CDS encoding OsmC family protein, which encodes MLEYRVFARRIDNHGSEATTKDARIVLDTDMVGRPDAFNPAEMLLASLAACILKGTERVIPILGFELRGIEVALHGVRQDSPPKMVRIVYEILVDTNEPDARLDLLHRNLRKYGTIYNTLAGATELAGTVRRKA
- the pstC gene encoding phosphate ABC transporter permease subunit PstC, whose amino-acid sequence is MTGYLLLFLLLAASAASIIGSRRAVAQRAAMGRAHSRPIYHGLNVAIWTGVPALVFLLLWLAGQNTVLDQLVIASYPGAESLDPAARSLLLSEIRQVASGSIFREPTPEVRAAVEHLKSLQSLAQWAMVVLVAAVAIVGATLGFRVIGQRYRARHSVERSITLFMMFSSLVAIFTTLGIVASLVFEAARFFSMVPITEFLFGLRWEPQIAMRADQVAGQGAFGVVPVLFGTFVISALAMLVAVPVGILSAIYLTEYAGPKFRAVVKPALEILAGIPTVVYGFFAVLTVAPAIRTLGLSLGIPSAPNSALAAGGVMGVMIIPFISSLSDDAFAAVPRAMREGSYALGATKGETIRKVLLPAALPGIVGGVLLGFSRAVGETMIVVMAAGLIAQMTLNPFEAVTTVTVQIVTLLIGDSEFDNPKTLAAFALGLVLFVITLGLNLIALHTVRKYREKY